Proteins encoded within one genomic window of Nitrospirota bacterium:
- the bioA gene encoding adenosylmethionine--8-amino-7-oxononanoate transaminase: protein MENNKRLEDLDKAHIWHPFTQMKDWINDTPIVIAEGHDCFIKDTYGRWYIDGVSSLWVNIHGHGKKEINDALINQLTKISHSTLLGLANVPSTELAGKLISLVGEHLKTDKLNKVFYSDNGSTAVEAALKMAFQYTQHTKKCADDALFVTLENGYHGDTIGAVSAGGIDLFHKTYAPLLFKTVKTPSPYCFNCSHGVVSNQTDTPSKYRCNAEGEFPCLRELRHILGNLKGNVAAVLIEPLIQAASGMITSPVGYLRGVRDLCTEFDTLLIADEVATGFGRTGTMFACEREGVVPDILCLSKGITGGYLPLAVTIATETVYNAFLGEFAEKKTFFHGHSYTGNQLGCAAALASLEIFEKEHVLANLKPKIKILRDWLNSIFNHPNVGDVRVCGMMAGVELIKDKASMEPFSFEEKAGWQVAYEARKRSVFIRPLGNVLVIMPPLSISEENLLAMLIRIEKSIDIQF, encoded by the coding sequence ATAGAAAATAACAAGAGGCTTGAAGACCTCGACAAAGCCCACATCTGGCATCCGTTTACGCAGATGAAAGACTGGATAAACGACACCCCCATTGTGATAGCTGAGGGGCATGATTGTTTCATCAAGGATACGTACGGCAGGTGGTACATTGACGGGGTGTCATCGTTATGGGTAAATATCCATGGACATGGCAAAAAAGAAATTAACGACGCTCTGATAAATCAGCTTACAAAAATTTCTCATTCCACACTGTTAGGACTTGCCAATGTGCCATCCACAGAGTTAGCCGGAAAACTCATCAGCCTCGTAGGTGAGCACCTTAAAACTGATAAACTTAACAAGGTGTTTTACTCCGATAATGGTTCAACCGCAGTTGAGGCGGCTTTGAAGATGGCATTCCAATATACTCAGCACACAAAGAAATGCGCAGATGATGCACTATTTGTAACCCTTGAAAACGGCTATCACGGCGATACAATAGGCGCAGTCAGTGCCGGAGGAATTGATTTATTTCATAAAACATACGCTCCCCTGCTTTTTAAGACTGTTAAAACGCCCTCACCATACTGTTTTAACTGCTCACATGGTGTAGTTTCAAACCAAACAGATACCCCGTCTAAGTACAGGTGCAATGCAGAGGGCGAGTTTCCATGCCTTAGGGAATTAAGACATATCCTTGGGAATTTAAAGGGAAATGTGGCGGCAGTTTTGATAGAACCACTGATTCAGGCCGCTAGCGGAATGATAACCTCTCCAGTTGGGTATTTAAGGGGTGTCAGGGATTTATGCACCGAATTTGACACGCTTTTGATAGCCGATGAGGTAGCAACCGGCTTTGGCAGAACGGGGACTATGTTTGCCTGTGAGCGTGAGGGTGTTGTACCGGATATTTTGTGTCTGTCTAAGGGGATTACGGGGGGATACCTGCCCCTTGCCGTGACAATTGCCACAGAGACTGTTTATAACGCTTTTTTAGGAGAATTTGCCGAAAAGAAAACATTTTTTCACGGCCACTCTTACACAGGAAACCAGCTGGGCTGCGCTGCCGCACTGGCATCTCTGGAGATTTTTGAAAAAGAACACGTGCTGGCCAATTTGAAACCAAAAATAAAAATCCTCAGAGATTGGTTAAATTCAATATTTAATCATCCTAATGTTGGGGATGTCAGAGTCTGTGGGATGATGGCTGGTGTTGAACTCATAAAGGACAAGGCATCTATGGAGCCTTTTAGTTTTGAGGAAAAGGCCGGATGGCAAGTGGCTTATGAGGCGCGTAAACGATCGGTATTTATCAGGCCGCTAGGTAATGTTTTAGTGATTATGCCTCCTCTGTCAATATCTGAAGAGAACCTCTTAGCCATGCTAATTCGCATTGAAAAATCCATTGATATCCAATTCTAA
- a CDS encoding methyltransferase domain-containing protein: protein MSDIRNLKNIMSGYGKSRVLFTANNLRVFDYLKKPKSAKALAAKLDTDLRATTILLDALTALEFLQKDADFRYVNTPLAALYLVSSSPLYQGDIISHSDTLWKNWSGLDEILKTGKPNRSAHNHNSFIRAMHNLSVLKVKDVIDCIDLSGVKTAIDIGGGPATYTIELAKRGVETTLFDRPDTIAIAKEYVNKSRRKNIKYIEGDFTTDPLGGGYDLVFISQVFHSYSVKECMGLIRKVKKALNKNGKIAIQEFIIEDNMASPLDGAMFSVNMLVNSEHGRSYTVKEMDLWLNKCGFTAISITHVNEAVVMCARLTDQTLDF, encoded by the coding sequence ATGTCAGATATTCGTAATCTTAAAAATATCATGTCAGGATATGGTAAAAGCAGGGTTCTCTTTACTGCTAATAATCTGAGAGTCTTCGATTACCTTAAAAAACCTAAATCGGCTAAAGCCTTAGCCGCTAAACTTGACACAGACCTTAGAGCAACAACCATTTTGCTTGACGCTTTAACTGCCCTTGAATTTTTGCAAAAGGACGCTGATTTTCGCTACGTAAATACGCCGCTTGCCGCACTGTATCTGGTTAGCTCATCTCCTCTTTATCAGGGGGATATCATAAGCCACAGCGATACACTATGGAAAAACTGGAGCGGACTCGATGAGATTCTAAAAACCGGAAAACCAAACCGCAGTGCCCACAATCACAACAGTTTTATACGGGCTATGCACAATCTCTCCGTGTTGAAAGTGAAAGACGTGATTGATTGTATTGACTTATCCGGTGTTAAAACTGCTATTGATATTGGAGGCGGCCCGGCCACTTACACCATAGAATTGGCTAAACGCGGAGTTGAAACCACCCTGTTTGACAGACCTGATACAATTGCTATTGCTAAAGAATACGTAAATAAGTCCCGGCGCAAAAACATTAAATACATAGAGGGTGATTTCACAACTGACCCACTCGGTGGCGGCTACGATTTGGTGTTCATCAGCCAGGTGTTTCACTCTTATTCGGTTAAGGAATGTATGGGGCTTATAAGAAAGGTTAAGAAGGCGCTAAATAAAAACGGCAAAATAGCTATTCAGGAGTTTATCATTGAGGATAATATGGCATCCCCGCTTGATGGCGCTATGTTTTCCGTAAATATGCTTGTTAACTCTGAACATGGCAGGAGCTATACTGTCAAAGAGATGGACCTGTGGCTTAACAAATGCGGGTTTACTGCTATTTCTATAACCCACGTTAACGAGGCCGTAGTGATGTGTGCACGGTTAACAGACCAGACGCTTGACTTTTGA
- the glgA gene encoding glycogen synthase GlgA, which translates to MVTSEMLPFAKEGGLADVVGSLSAELAKSGHDVRVVMPKYSSISEKITALTDSGKTLSVPMGCIGVVDSGVFNGKLPGTKVTVYFIDNRQYFGSEGGLYSDIHGTGFLDNDNRFVFLSRAALELCKLIEFKPDIIHVHDWHTAVVPVFVNKVYQSDPFVGEAATVLTIHNLQHQGEFYEGLMDVLGLGWEHFNYLCLEKDGNTNLLKGGIYNATTITIVSESYAREILTPEFSFGLDGVLRERAGDLFGILNGVDYGLWNPETDSLIAAKYSDTDMSGKALCKCDLQRIFGLPERPDVPLIGIVTRLVKQKGINLLAEAVCNILEMDIQIVLLGTGEVWANFFFGDLPNRAKDRFACYIGYDNALAHKTEAGSDFFLMPSEFEPCGLNQMYSMRYGTIPIVRSVGGLNDTVENFDETTGTGTGFKFYDFNAEALKNTVGWAVHSYYNNRDKLEALKKRIMKIDFSWKNAAVKYENLYYDSVKKRIGETRFEKRFQ; encoded by the coding sequence ATGGTAACCTCAGAGATGCTGCCGTTTGCTAAGGAAGGTGGGTTGGCCGATGTTGTTGGTTCACTGTCTGCGGAGCTTGCAAAGTCAGGCCATGACGTCAGAGTCGTTATGCCGAAGTACAGTAGTATAAGTGAAAAGATTACGGCTCTTACCGATTCAGGTAAAACCCTTAGTGTTCCTATGGGCTGCATTGGTGTGGTAGATTCGGGAGTTTTTAATGGAAAACTTCCCGGAACTAAGGTCACTGTTTATTTCATAGATAACAGGCAGTATTTTGGCAGCGAAGGCGGACTGTATTCAGATATTCACGGCACCGGCTTTCTGGATAACGATAACCGTTTTGTGTTTCTTTCACGGGCTGCTCTTGAGCTCTGTAAACTTATAGAATTTAAACCGGACATTATCCACGTTCATGACTGGCACACTGCTGTTGTGCCGGTGTTTGTAAATAAGGTTTATCAGAGTGACCCTTTCGTTGGTGAGGCAGCAACTGTGCTGACTATCCATAACCTTCAGCACCAGGGTGAGTTCTACGAGGGTCTTATGGATGTGCTAGGGTTAGGCTGGGAACACTTTAACTACCTGTGTCTTGAAAAAGACGGTAACACAAATCTGCTTAAAGGCGGCATATATAACGCAACAACTATAACTATAGTGAGTGAGTCTTATGCACGGGAGATTCTTACGCCGGAGTTTAGTTTTGGACTGGATGGGGTTTTAAGGGAACGTGCTGGTGATTTGTTTGGAATCCTCAATGGCGTCGATTATGGGCTGTGGAATCCTGAGACCGATTCTTTGATAGCGGCAAAGTACAGCGATACCGATATGTCTGGCAAGGCACTGTGTAAGTGTGACCTTCAGAGGATATTTGGTTTACCAGAGCGCCCTGACGTTCCGCTTATCGGCATAGTGACCAGACTTGTCAAGCAAAAAGGGATTAACCTGCTTGCCGAGGCAGTCTGTAATATTCTTGAAATGGATATTCAGATAGTGTTGCTTGGAACGGGCGAGGTGTGGGCTAATTTTTTCTTTGGTGATCTCCCCAACAGGGCAAAAGACCGCTTTGCCTGCTACATTGGTTACGACAACGCACTTGCGCACAAGACAGAGGCAGGCTCCGACTTTTTTCTCATGCCCTCAGAGTTTGAACCATGCGGCCTAAACCAGATGTACAGTATGCGCTATGGCACAATACCTATAGTGCGCTCAGTAGGCGGACTTAACGACACCGTTGAAAATTTTGACGAAACAACTGGAACCGGCACGGGATTTAAGTTCTATGATTTTAACGCTGAAGCTCTGAAAAACACAGTTGGTTGGGCAGTTCATAGCTACTATAATAATAGGGACAAGCTTGAGGCGCTTAAAAAACGTATCATGAAAATTGACTTTTCATGGAAAAATGCTGCTGTTAAATACGAAAACCTCTACTATGATTCGGTGAAAAAACGCATTGGTGAAACCAGATTTGAAAAACGATTTCAATAA
- a CDS encoding uracil-DNA glycosylase, producing MDSNKIDCFKCRNFYITWDSKFPYGCRGLGFKSKALPSREVKIASGTECLKFIKKPDIRK from the coding sequence ATGGACTCAAACAAAATTGATTGTTTTAAGTGCAGGAATTTTTATATTACATGGGACAGTAAGTTCCCATATGGCTGCCGTGGACTTGGCTTTAAGAGTAAGGCGTTGCCATCCAGAGAGGTTAAGATTGCCTCAGGTACGGAGTGTCTTAAGTTTATTAAAAAACCAGACATTCGCAAATAA